The following are encoded in a window of Flavobacterium psychrotrophum genomic DNA:
- a CDS encoding RagB/SusD family nutrient uptake outer membrane protein codes for MKKRILLFGLIAMAFTTGCSDDFLDVKPLDRYSDAAVWSDQALVKNYVNGIYEGMHYGFNAEMFASISDEAMDVWGWETQAVINGDISNSYLGVFTHFSGSYNRLSWWSLYKNVRNCNVFLKNIDLYGLSGAEVERMKGEVYFLRGYYYYWLMSLYGGVPVIDTAYQPTDDMLIQRNTLEETVNFIVENLDQAAALLPESGDKARASKGAAMALKSRVLLYAASDLFNSQASWASGYSKPELLSYMGGDRTVRWQAAKDAAKAVIDMNGYSLHGGTAQAPGEQAINNYVSIFLNHGTNEDIFYSYYDNVNDNGWASPSPGLFNGPNGYHGWGGNTPTQQFIDSYEMADGSSFSWANPAQAAAPYQNRDPRFYANTLYDGAHWRQRPDDIIASDPAGIVQTGYYENADGTYRAGLDTRQGPIEDWNGSYTGYYIRKFIDPAINHQYERQKYPWRQIRYAEVLLNYAEACIELGQYDEARTYLNMIRGRAGMPAIAASVTGADLKARYRNERKIELAWEQHRYFDIRRWMIAPEVIKNVGGIDIRHPFNGGPTRYNVIDVQNRKWNANNKTYFMPILLDEINRNSLLVQNPGY; via the coding sequence ATGAAAAAACGAATACTACTATTTGGTCTTATAGCAATGGCGTTTACCACTGGGTGTAGCGATGATTTTCTTGATGTTAAACCCCTCGACAGATATTCGGATGCCGCGGTATGGTCAGACCAGGCTCTGGTAAAGAACTATGTAAATGGCATATATGAAGGCATGCACTATGGCTTTAATGCAGAAATGTTTGCCTCAATATCAGACGAGGCAATGGATGTTTGGGGATGGGAAACGCAAGCTGTTATAAATGGCGACATAAGTAACAGTTACCTGGGCGTATTTACCCATTTTTCTGGTTCTTACAACCGGTTATCATGGTGGTCTTTATATAAAAATGTTAGAAACTGTAATGTGTTTCTTAAGAACATAGATTTATATGGCCTTAGCGGCGCAGAAGTTGAACGCATGAAAGGTGAAGTATACTTTTTGCGTGGGTACTACTACTATTGGCTTATGAGCCTGTATGGCGGTGTTCCTGTAATAGATACGGCTTATCAACCTACTGATGATATGCTTATACAGCGCAATACTCTGGAAGAAACGGTAAACTTTATTGTAGAAAACCTGGACCAGGCAGCTGCACTCTTACCGGAATCCGGAGATAAGGCACGTGCCAGTAAAGGTGCAGCCATGGCGCTTAAATCGAGAGTACTGCTTTATGCTGCCAGCGATTTATTTAACTCTCAGGCATCATGGGCCAGTGGGTATAGTAAACCGGAGTTACTAAGTTATATGGGAGGCGACAGGACTGTACGCTGGCAGGCGGCAAAAGATGCTGCGAAAGCAGTTATTGATATGAACGGCTATAGCCTTCATGGTGGTACTGCGCAGGCACCTGGAGAGCAGGCCATAAATAACTATGTGAGTATATTTCTAAATCATGGTACTAACGAAGATATTTTTTATTCGTACTACGATAATGTAAATGACAATGGATGGGCATCTCCCAGCCCGGGCTTGTTTAACGGGCCTAATGGCTACCATGGTTGGGGAGGTAATACACCTACGCAACAATTTATAGATTCTTATGAAATGGCAGACGGCAGTAGTTTTAGCTGGGCTAATCCTGCCCAGGCTGCGGCACCTTATCAAAACAGGGATCCGCGCTTTTATGCAAACACACTCTATGATGGTGCCCACTGGAGACAAAGGCCGGATGATATTATTGCTTCAGATCCTGCAGGCATTGTGCAAACCGGGTATTATGAAAATGCCGACGGAACTTACCGTGCCGGACTTGATACCCGCCAGGGGCCTATTGAAGACTGGAATGGTTCTTACACAGGTTATTATATACGTAAATTTATAGATCCCGCAATTAATCATCAGTACGAAAGGCAAAAATACCCATGGCGACAAATAAGATATGCCGAAGTACTTTTAAATTATGCCGAGGCTTGTATAGAACTGGGTCAGTATGATGAGGCAAGAACATATTTAAATATGATTCGTGGCAGGGCAGGAATGCCTGCTATTGCAGCTAGCGTAACAGGAGCTGATTTAAAAGCGCGTTATCGTAATGAGAGAAAAATAGAACTGGCCTGGGAACAGCACCGATATTTTGATATCAGAAGGTGGATGATTGCTCCGGAGGTTATTAAAAATGTAGGCGGTATAGATATCAGGCATCCTTTTAACGGTGGCCCAACAAGATATAACGTAATTGACGTGCAAAACAGGAAGTGGAACGCGAACAATAAAACCTATTTTATGCCCATTCTCCTGGATGAGATTAACAGAAATTCGTTACTGGTGCAAAATCCCGGTTATTAA
- a CDS encoding SusC/RagA family TonB-linked outer membrane protein, with translation MNKFYKFIFRGNRKNVFLLIVLLSNIPLKVYSATTIESKAYFQEPITGTIVSKTDNMPLIGASILVKGTLIAANADENGKFSIVAPTDAILVISYMGFKSQEISVKDTTIFNISLEEDISQLEEVVVVGYGTQKKATLTGAVSVVKGSEILKSPTTNVSQSIAGRLPGVFATSQGGEPGYDGATLRIRGVNTFGDSSPLVVVDGVPGRSLDRIDPSTIETISVLKDASAAIYGAQAANGVILITTKRGKSGKPTVRLSHNQGYARPTSLPKMANAAQYATMLNEIDAYSGNPSRYTDEDIQMFSDGSNPWTHPNTNWFKETLKPWSEQTYTNVSIEGGSENTRYFLSISKKEQDGFYKKSASRYDEYALRSNLDITLNDYIKVYSNISGRMEDRQYGTRSAGDIFTFLMRGKPNMPAYWPNGKPGPDIEFGNNPVVIASDATGYDRDKRYILNSDFGIDFKIPGINGLTIKANASIDKSFRFNKTWRTPWYLYSWDGSTLDANGQPLLVEGKKGYDDARLNEYMEDNQNILTRGVIDYTNTFATDHAVNVLAGVERITGKGDNFSAFRRYFQSTAIDQMFAGGQAEINNNGSAFENARLNYFGRVNYAYKDKYLAEFVWRYQGSYIFEQGSRFGFFPGVSLGYVISEENFWKKNVPFINFAKLRASAGQTGNDLIAPYQYLASYTLGGLAHINGQGNVRNQTLYEGVVPNTGVTWEKAIQRNLALDLQFLEGKLFFTAEYFNNKRNEILWTRNASVPNTAGLSLPAENIGRFVNRGMEFNLGYNGAVNDFTYSVSVNGTYAKNKILYWDESPGAPDYQQTTGFPYGSALYYNAVGIYQNQQEIDNSAHWSGARPGDIIFEDVNGDGVIDGKDRTRSEKTGAPRFTGGLNLNAAYKGFDLSLLFQGAAGGVFYQTTESGDFGNYLQRFYDGRWTEENPSTTNPRTYNRTNEYWVSQRNTYWLRKTDYIRLKTLELGYTLPVSFTQKFAVQNFRMYVSGFNLFTYSPDMKDFDPENPENNNGSGYNYPQSKVINFGINVTF, from the coding sequence ATGAATAAATTTTACAAATTTATCTTTAGAGGAAATCGTAAGAACGTCTTCTTACTTATAGTGCTTTTAAGCAATATTCCTTTAAAAGTATATTCAGCAACAACTATCGAATCTAAAGCTTATTTTCAGGAGCCAATTACAGGAACAATTGTTTCTAAGACTGATAATATGCCATTAATTGGGGCTTCTATCCTTGTTAAGGGAACCCTGATAGCGGCAAATGCCGATGAAAATGGTAAGTTTTCAATAGTAGCACCTACAGATGCTATATTGGTAATTTCTTACATGGGCTTTAAATCTCAGGAAATTTCTGTAAAAGACACTACAATATTCAATATATCGCTCGAAGAAGATATAAGCCAGCTCGAAGAGGTTGTTGTAGTGGGCTACGGAACACAAAAAAAGGCAACTTTAACAGGTGCGGTAAGTGTGGTAAAGGGATCTGAAATACTTAAATCGCCAACTACAAATGTAAGCCAGAGCATAGCGGGGCGCCTGCCTGGTGTCTTTGCAACATCTCAGGGTGGCGAGCCCGGGTATGATGGTGCAACACTTAGGATACGCGGAGTAAATACTTTTGGCGATTCTTCTCCACTAGTTGTTGTAGATGGTGTACCGGGACGATCGTTAGACAGGATTGATCCCAGTACCATTGAGACTATATCTGTACTTAAAGATGCTTCTGCGGCTATTTATGGAGCGCAGGCAGCAAACGGTGTAATTTTGATAACTACCAAGCGTGGTAAAAGTGGTAAACCTACAGTACGATTATCTCATAACCAGGGGTATGCACGCCCCACATCGTTACCTAAAATGGCAAATGCTGCACAGTATGCCACTATGCTAAATGAAATTGATGCTTATTCCGGTAATCCTTCAAGGTATACAGATGAGGACATTCAAATGTTTAGTGATGGATCAAACCCATGGACGCACCCTAATACAAATTGGTTTAAAGAAACGCTTAAACCATGGTCAGAACAAACTTATACTAATGTCTCTATAGAGGGAGGCAGCGAAAATACCCGATATTTTTTAAGTATATCAAAAAAAGAACAGGATGGATTTTATAAAAAAAGCGCATCAAGATATGATGAATACGCGTTGCGTTCTAATCTTGATATAACCCTGAATGATTACATAAAAGTATATTCTAACATATCCGGGCGTATGGAAGACAGGCAGTATGGTACACGATCTGCCGGTGATATTTTTACCTTTTTAATGCGCGGAAAACCAAACATGCCTGCTTATTGGCCTAACGGAAAGCCCGGACCCGATATAGAGTTTGGTAACAATCCGGTTGTTATAGCCAGTGATGCAACCGGTTATGACCGTGATAAAAGATATATACTGAACTCTGATTTCGGAATCGATTTTAAAATCCCGGGAATTAATGGGCTTACTATAAAAGCTAACGCATCTATTGATAAAAGCTTCAGGTTTAATAAAACATGGAGAACCCCGTGGTATTTGTACTCGTGGGACGGCAGCACTCTGGACGCCAATGGCCAGCCGCTATTAGTTGAAGGAAAAAAAGGATATGATGATGCCAGATTAAATGAGTATATGGAAGATAATCAGAACATTCTAACAAGGGGTGTAATTGATTATACGAACACTTTTGCAACAGACCATGCTGTAAATGTACTTGCCGGTGTAGAAAGGATAACAGGTAAGGGGGATAATTTCAGCGCTTTCAGGAGATACTTTCAATCAACAGCTATAGACCAGATGTTTGCCGGTGGGCAGGCAGAAATAAATAATAACGGCTCTGCTTTTGAAAATGCAAGGCTTAATTATTTTGGAAGGGTAAATTACGCATATAAAGATAAATACCTTGCAGAATTTGTGTGGAGGTATCAGGGATCTTATATTTTTGAGCAAGGAAGCAGGTTTGGTTTCTTTCCCGGTGTATCTCTTGGATACGTAATTTCTGAAGAAAATTTCTGGAAAAAAAATGTGCCATTCATCAACTTTGCTAAGTTAAGGGCATCTGCCGGGCAAACCGGTAATGACCTTATAGCACCATATCAATATTTAGCTTCTTACACCCTTGGTGGTTTAGCACATATTAACGGACAGGGCAATGTGCGCAATCAAACGCTTTACGAAGGTGTTGTACCTAATACAGGTGTAACCTGGGAAAAGGCAATTCAGCGCAACCTTGCTTTAGATTTACAATTTCTTGAAGGGAAATTATTTTTCACCGCGGAGTATTTTAACAACAAGCGTAACGAAATTTTATGGACACGAAATGCCTCTGTACCCAATACTGCGGGCTTATCATTACCAGCCGAAAACATAGGCAGGTTTGTAAACAGGGGTATGGAGTTTAACCTGGGCTATAACGGTGCTGTAAATGATTTTACATATAGTGTTAGTGTAAACGGAACGTATGCTAAAAACAAAATATTGTATTGGGATGAGTCTCCCGGAGCGCCAGATTATCAGCAAACCACGGGTTTCCCTTATGGATCTGCACTGTATTATAATGCCGTAGGTATATACCAAAACCAGCAGGAGATAGACAATTCAGCGCACTGGTCTGGAGCCAGGCCCGGAGACATTATTTTTGAAGATGTTAATGGCGATGGAGTTATTGACGGAAAAGACCGTACGAGAAGCGAAAAAACAGGAGCGCCACGATTTACAGGAGGGCTTAATCTTAATGCAGCCTATAAAGGTTTTGATTTAAGTTTACTATTTCAGGGTGCAGCCGGAGGCGTATTTTACCAGACAACGGAGTCGGGAGATTTTGGTAACTACTTACAACGATTTTATGACGGAAGATGGACAGAAGAAAATCCAAGCACTACCAACCCGCGCACTTACAATCGTACAAATGAATATTGGGTAAGCCAGCGAAACACATATTGGTTGCGTAAAACAGATTACATACGTTTAAAAACGTTAGAACTGGGTTATACATTACCGGTTTCTTTTACACAAAAATTTGCAGTACAAAATTTCAGGATGTATGTAAGCGGTTTCAACTTATTTACCTATAGCCCTGATATGAAAGATTTTGATCCTGAAAATCCTGAAAACAATAATGGTTCAGGTTATAATTATCCACAAAGCAAAGTTATAAACTTTGGAATTAATGTAACCTTCTAA